The following proteins are encoded in a genomic region of Periophthalmus magnuspinnatus isolate fPerMag1 chromosome 23, fPerMag1.2.pri, whole genome shotgun sequence:
- the LOC117391813 gene encoding arrestin domain-containing protein 3-like, whose amino-acid sequence MVLGKVRALAIYFDTLNEHNLPAYSGGDLVSGRVVVEVTGDVRVKSLDITARGVAKVRWTESRNAGANTAYTQNYTEEVEYLHHCDTLIGEDRDADCPEEGLTVLHPGLHEFAFSFNLPQMALATSFEGKHGSVKYWVKAELHRPWLLPVKAKKEFIVFEHIDINTPLLLAPQAGTKEKTLCCWFCASGPISLSAKIERKGYTPGESIQIFAEVENCSSRVVVPKAALYQTQTFYAKGKGKEIQQLVSNLRGDPLPQGKSQSWEGKMLKIPPVSPSILDCPIIKVEYVLMVYVDIPGGLNLSLSLPLVIGTIPLYASASRTSSISSNCSTMSWLGLSDPPEAPPSYSDLAISESHRRDCLRGCDRHDSGGEDPASVLTYITEFRYLPPPLYSEVDPYPAPVEECGSSDVRRPDTCPSR is encoded by the exons ATGGTGCTAGGCAAGGTCCGCGCTCTGGCCATCTACTTCGACACTCTGAATGAGCACAACCTGCCTGCCTACTCCGGCGGGGACCTGGTGTCAGGGCGCGTGGTGGTGGAGGTCACGGGTGATGTCCGGGTAAAGAGTTTGGACATCACGGCCAGAGGAGTGGCCAAGGTGCGATGGACTGAGTCTCGCAATGCGGGAGCCAACACGGCGTATACTCAGAACTACACGGAGGAAGTGGAGTACCTGCATCACTGTGACACCTTGATCGGAGAGGATCGAG ATGCAGATTGTCCAGAGGAAGGCTTGACTGTTCTGCACCCTGGGTTGCATGAGTTTGCATTCAGCTTCAACCTGCCTCAGAT GGCCTTGGCCACTTCCTTTGAAGGGAAGCATGGTAGCGTGAAGTACTGGGTGAAAGCTGAACTGCACCGGCCATGGCTGCTCCCTGTCAAAGCCAAGAAAGAGTTCATTGTGTTTGAACACATCGACATCAACACTCCACTTCTGCTG gcTCCACAGGCAGGTACCAAGGAGAAGACGCTGTGCTGTTGGTTCTGTGCGTCAGGACCCATTTCTCTCAGTGCTAAGATAGAGAGAAAAGGATACACACCAG GTGAGTCCATCCAGATCTTTGCTGAGGTGGAGAACTGCTCATCCCGGGTTGTGGTTCCTAAAGCAGCACTCTATCAGACGCAGACGTTTTATGCCAAGGGCAAGGGCAAAGAAATTCAGCAATTGGTGTCCAATTTGCGAGGAGATCCTCTACCTCAGGGCAAGAGCCAGAGCTGGGAAGGGAAAATGCTTAAGATCCCTCCTGTGTCTCCCTCCATCCTGGACTGTCCCATCATCAAAGTGGAGTATGTACTCATG GTGTATGTGGACATTCCTGGGGGGCTAAATTTGTCACTTTCATTACCGTTGGTGATCGGGACCATACCTCTTTATGCCTCTGCTTCACGTACATCCAGCATCAGCAGCAACTGCAGCACTATGAGCTGGCTGGGCCTGTCAGACCCTCCTGAGG CTCCTCCAAGTTACAGCGATCTGGCCATATCAGAGTCTCACAGGAGGGACTGCCTGCGTGGTTGTGATAGGCATGACTCAGGGGGAGAGGACCCTGCCTCTGTACTCACTTACATCACAGAGTTCAGATATCTGCCCCCACCACTCTACTCTGAG GTGGATCCGTACCCTGCTCCAGTGGAGGAGTGTGGAAGCTCTGATGTGAGGAGGCCTGACACATGCCCGTCCCGCTGA